Genomic segment of Populus nigra chromosome 6, ddPopNigr1.1, whole genome shotgun sequence:
GATGATGGGGGTCATCAAGTAAGAAGCCCAGTTGTGGCTAATCCTACTCATTAAAATCTAGAAGTTTACTTTCTTCCAACTACCTAAAGAAATAAACCTGATGATTGTTGTTTCAAATGCAAAACAATTCTGTTCCGCAGACGGATTcctttgtaatgttttttttttttttgaaagatgtGTGTATTATTTAAACGCCAAAGCCTGGTGGGAGTAGTACAGAAACTACACAATATCTTACTATggcaaaaaaccataaataggATAAAGCGcagtataataaaaacaaaagcaaagaaaacctTAGAATAGCTATCCGAATGAGCTCAAAGCTAAACATTCCTCTACAAAACAAAAACGAAAATAACTCAAAGACATAGTGGGAGAAGATACAAGAGTAAGGCCACAGAAAAAATGTGGAGTCAAAGCCAGGCAACAAATTCACTTGATCTCTGCATTCCTTGTTTAGACATGCAGTCTGCCATGCAATTACTTTCACGAAAGATATGTGAGAAGGTGATTGAACCAAAATATGCTTTCAGCCTATTAATAGAGGAGAACAGATTATGATGCTTCCAGGGACGGCTGTGAGGCTTATTCATCCAGCTAATAGCATTGACAGAGTCAGATTCTATGATGAGGTGTTGATGGTGGAAGAGACAATTAGATGTTGAAAGTTCAATGGCTTTGACAATAGCCCTTAACTCAGCAATATTAGAGTCTAAAATACCAACTGGAATAGAGAACAAACCGAGAAGATGTCCATGATGATTTCGCAGTACACCACCTATTCCAGAGGGGCCTGGCTTACCAAGAGACGAGCCATCCACGTTCCATTTGAGGCTATTAATCATAGGAGGAGACCACATATTATTAATCCTAAAAGAGTGGGCATTGGACCACCGAAGTAAGCCATCTGCCGATCTGATCAGATCTGAAGGGGAGTATGGGAAATCAGAATGGATAGCTTTTAGCCATAGACATAGACGGGTGATAATAAGAAAGAATATTGATTCATAGTCAGGTGTCTTCTGTTGGAAGATCAGATCGTTTTGAAGTAGCCAAAGAGACCATGCCACTGAGAAGAACAACATCAACCATGCCTTCCTCTGAAAATGACCATGCACCATGGAAGTCCATTGAGACCACAAATCTGAGAAGCTCTTTGGGCAACACCAAACTAAACCCCACCACTTAATGATTTTGGACCAAATGAGCCAATGCTTATGGCAGTGTAGCAGGATATGGTCCACCGATTCTGCCTCCACTAGGCAGATAGGGCAATTTGATTCTGAGCTACCCAATATACCTCTTCGAACCAACATACATCGGGTGTTGATTCTGTTAATGATAGCCATCCAGCAAAAGATCTCTACCTTAGGAGGGACAATACCTTTCCAAATTCCAGCAAACGAGAAGGCATTGTTTGTTGAAGGCTTTGGGCTTAACAATCCACAGAGAGATTTAACTAAAAATCTTCCTGAATTATTGTCCTTCCATATTAGTCTATCCTCTCCATCTTTGTCCATGAGTACAGTCGATAGGATTGCATAAAGCTGATCGAGCAAGCCAATGTTGCGCCCCCGAAGTGGACGTATCCAGGAAAAAACCCAAATCCACTCATACCCTTCCCACATTCCCATCTTAGCAATGCTGGCAGCTTTGTCATTGGATAATTGGAAAAGAGTAGAGAAGTGCTCTGCTAAACAGTGGTTATTAAGCCAGCAGTCTAGCCAAAACTTAGTCTTCTTGCCATTTCCGATAAGAACCAGAGATTGCTCATTCACAATATCCTGCAGCTTATTATTTCTCACACAATGATTGACAATCCGGGACCATGTAGTTGCAGCTCCTGGAATAGGAGCTTGCAACAGCAGTTTAGAGCAATTGGTGTTGTGGATGCTTTTGATCACATCTTTCCACATACTTGATTCCTCCGACCCAAACCTCCATAACCATTTAAAGAGCAGAGCTGTGTTTTTGTCCCTTAAGGGACCAATCCCAAGACCACCCGCTTGTTTTGGAAGAGTAACAGTGGCCCAACTGACATTGCATATTTTGTGTCTTTCCTCATTTCCAGACCAGAGGAAGGATCGAAGTTTCTGATCAATTATGGAGGCAACCGATGCAGGCATGGGGAACATAGATAGGTAGTAGATGGGGAGATTGCTGAGCACAGATTTAATCAAGCACAAACGGCCCCCAATAGATAAGAACCTGCATTTCCACGAAGCCAACCGGAAACTAATATTCCATAAAATAGGATTCCACATTGTAGCTCTGCCTAGGTTTCCACCAATGAGGAGTCCAAGATACATGAGAGGCAGCTGATCCTGCTTGCATCTGAGAAGCTGAGCCGTGAAGTTACATGTATGAGTTGCTACACCCACACCTACAATGCtgcttttataaaaattgaccTTCATCCCCGAGACAAGTTCAAAGCATAATAGGATACGTTTAATGTTCTGCATGCTATTTGAAGAGTCTGAACTGAATATAAGGGTGTCGTCCGTAAACTGTAAGTGAGATATGACAAGCCCCGTATTGCCGATGTTTATACCTGAAGTCAAACCCAAATCACAGCCACGCTGCAACATACAACTCAACCCCTGGACTGCAACGTTGAAGAGAAACGGAGAGAGAGGGTCTCCTTGGCGTAGGCCTTTAGCTAAGCAGAATTCCTCTGTGGGAGACCCATTAACAAGCACATATATTTTTGCCGTTGATATGCATTGCATAATCCACCCTCGCCATCTATTGCGAAAGCCCATACTAGCCATGATTTCATTAATATATTCCCATAACACCGAATCGAAGGctttataaaaatctaatttgaagAGATAAGCTTTaccctttttcttcttaatgAAAGGAAGGACCTCATTTGCAATCAAGACGCTGTCTAAAATTTGCCTCCCTTTGATAAAAGCATTTTGATGATGGGAGATGACCTCTGGCATAACATGTTTCATTCTGGTTGCTAAAATCTTTGAGATGATCTTGTATAGGCTGCCAACCAAACTAATAGGTCTGAAATCTGATAGCTTGTTAGCACCTTTAATCTTCGGAATAAGAGTAACAAAGGTGCTATTGATACCAGCAGGAAGGAGATTAGTCCGATAGAATTCATCAACCATCTGGATAATGTCCTCACCTATAATGTTCCATGCTTTCTTGATGAAAAGGAAGTTAATACCATCAGGACCTGGAGCTTTATTTCCATCACAATCCCACATAGCTGTTTTAATCTCTTCTGCAGAAAATGGCAATTCAAGAGCAGCCGAGGATGAAGGCTTCAGCCTTGAGAATTCCAGGTTTGAACATGAAGCTCTAGGTCTGTTCTAGTGGGAGTATAGGTTGCGAAAAAAGTTAAAGACAGCTAGCTTCACATCGATTGGTTTAGATAGGATATGTCCATCAACCTCCAGGCATGCAAGctgattctttttttgtcttgtaGTTGCAGCTAAATGAAAGAATCGAGTATTTTTATCTCCAAGCTTACACCACTGAATTCTTGACTTCTGATGCCAGGCAGACTCTTGAGCTCTATACATGATTTTGAGTCGGGAGGCAATGGAATTACTTCTATTCAGTTCATCAACACTCAAGACCTTGCACTCATTTTTACGATCCATTGAGTCATCTTCAAGTTCCAGTTCCGCAATTCTGTTATTCATGCTTCCCACATTAGCTTTACTCCACTGTCGACATCTCTCTTTCAACATCTTTAGAGCCGAGACCATTTTCCTTGTGCCAGATTTTGAAACCATGATTGAACTCCAAAAGCTCTGAATCATATTCCTGAAATCAGACATAAGCCACCAGCAATTCATGAAGCGAAAAGGTTTCGGGCCCCAATTTGTAGAGTCGAGCAACAGATGCAGAGGCCTATGATCAGATGAATATTTTGAGAGACCGAATAAGGTAGATGATGGGAAAGTCTGCAACCAATCCCCCGATACAAATATTCTATCAATACGGCTCGCCACATTACCTCGAGACCATGTAAATTTTCTCCCATTTAAGGGGAGCTCCATAAGATTACAACCATCAATGCAATTTTTGAATCTTGTCATGGAAGATGTTATTTGTGAGCCACCTTTCCTATCTGACGGGAATAAGGTTTCATTAAAATCACCCGCAAGACACCACGGCTTGCTAACACTATCCCTGAATGTAACAAGATAAGTCCACAACTCATTCTTCAGGTTCCCACCATTCGGAGCATATACAAAAGAGACTAGGCAATCTAGATTGGATCGAGTGAAGGTGCCTTCAATATGCAAAATACGGCCATTCATAGCAACAGAACAGCTGGAGACACAAAAAATATCTGAATTCCATATACATAATATTCCCCCCGAAAGGCCTAATAAGGGAACTGTATACCAAGCCCTAGTATGACGATCCCATATAGCAGTAATAGTGAAATCATCCAAAGTTTCCAATTTTGTTTCCAAAATACCCAGGATATGAAGTTTAAATTTTCTACCAAGATTCctcaaacatctttttttttctctcccccctAAACCACATACATTCCATATAATTATAATACCCATAGAAGTGATTACAGAGACCATACCTTCAGACTATTTACAGAAGCAAATCACGGCTTCTTCCTTAGGATCCACTTTTCCTGCTCTCGGTCTAGGAATCCCTGCAGTGTCTGAGTCATGTGTGCTATCGTCATGCCCTTGGAGAATAGCTTGTCCAACTTCCCAGCAAGCAGCGGCTTCTGCCCTATTATCAGAATGTGCAGGCTCATTTGCTTCATCACCAGAATTGGTGTCGGGTCTGTATCTTGAACTACTTGCCTCATCCTCACCAATCAATTCCTTACCAGCTTTGATAATAACATTTCTGTTCTTTATCCCATTATCAGAAACTAAGTATGCAACAATTACGGTCTCTGATTGCTTACCGCTTTGTTTTCCCACTTGACGTGATTCCTCCTCCTAAGAGAGTGTGATCTGCGTGTGAGctttgttgctttttttctgTGAGATTTCCTGTTTCCTACTTCCAGAGCACTAAGCTCATATGGATCAGCAATAGGAGTGATGAAGGTTGTAAAAGATGGCCCAATGCTTGTTGATTTCTGCTTTTCTTACGGCCCATCTGCTTTAGGAGTCCACTGTCATAATTTATATGTTGATTCAGCTCATCCTTAGCAGTAAAGCAAGAAACTTTTTGATAGCCACCCCTCTGCATGCAACTGAATCCACCTTGACATATACGTAAGGTACCAAGGCTAACTGGTTATCGCCTTCGTACGTACTCTCATAAGATAAAACCGCATGTTTGCAGATTTCAGTAATTTCTGGGTAGAGGTACCATGGTGAAACTTCAGACGTGGTGAGTGTGCTAGGAAGCTGAGTTTGGGTGCCCAACAAACCAGTGAATTCAGATTCAAATTCAGGTCTTTGTTTTGTCTCTTTGTGAGTCGTTGTTGCTCTATTAGTTTCCtcaaaaaaatcatcttcatcGTCATCGGATAGCACAGATGTTGAGCACAATGATACATCCATGGAGTGTTTGACTGTTGTGAGAGAGGGGATAAACTCACCTTTGATTTCTTTCAAACTGACCTCAACCTGCACTCCATCAAGCTGGATCAACACTTGATCATGTAAAGGTTCCATCTTTGTGGTTTGAATAAGAACCCTAATACCTGATATGGACCCCTGACTAACACAGGAAGTGTCGTATCCTACAATATTTCCCCAGTTCTGAAGCAAAATATTGATACAGTTTCTGTTCCACCCTTTCATTGGCAAACCAAATATGGAGATCCAAGCAAATATGTAATATGCTCTAGTCCTTGTTTCCCACTATCTGAGATTGCTGAATAGAGAATGCAGCACAGATACTTTATTCCTTCATTCTTGCACTGAGGCTAACTGATCCACATAGGTAATAATCACCTGGCTAGCACCCAAAAAATGAAAGCTCACAGCTTTGacacttaattttaaaaccgTTGCCTCCAGTGTTACTACATCCACATTTGGCAAGATATTTCCCACTAAGCTCCTATACAACCATTCCTTATCCTCATCTGTGGAGTTGTACTGTATTATTCTCCTCGTCTTTGTGACCATCTATTGTGGTTGGGATGTGAGTACCTCAGCATAGGATCTGTTATTTCTGAACATAAGTTAGGGTTTATGAGGTGATGTAGGTTTGGGTAAAGGTTTATGAGGTGATGTTGGCAGGGGAGGTTTAGAGAATTGAAGTTTAGCTGGGTTCACTCTCAACTTATAGGAATCAAACCAAACGTTACTGGCTTGGTCACAAAGATCAGACACAGGCAGGGGCGATAGTATTTCCATAAAACCAAAACGTCGGCCAAGAACTATTTTTCGTTTGGACAAAAACAGTTTGACAACCCGGCCAAACTTCCCGAAAGTCTTTCAGGTCTTAATATTCCACCCACGAGGGGAATCTCTCAAAGAACAGCTTAAGTTGGTCTGTACCAGCAGGGGAATTGACAAAAGATGTCAGGGTAAAAGTTTTTGTGGGGGGTTTAGATGGAAGGATAGGGGAGGCTGTCTGGTTTGAAGGAAAAGCGACAGGATAATCTGTTGGATTTAGGAAAGGAGGTGTTATTTCGAGTGGTGGAGTTAGGGTCTGATTGTGGAGGTGTAAGATTGATGGTGCGATGATGAGGGGTTGGTTTTTGGTGGAAGGTGCAGAGGATGCAGAAGGTGTCATTTTAGGAGAATTAGATCGTTTATACTAAATCAACTTTTACTCTGCACACAGATCTCTCAATCGATGTTGATGAGGTAGATCTGGGGGTGAAGGTTGAAGGTTGAAGGTAGATCTGTAGGGCTGTTGAAGGTTGAAGGCTGATTTCGCAGACGTCCCTTGGTTATTTAAGGCTTGAGAGAAGGGGAATCAATAGAGGATCATCTTCTGCAGGATCCGGTAATGCATATTGAACCTGGATCTCTGTCTGTGATGAGATCTCCACTCCCTTATCACTTTCTTAAAGATGTCGACACTAGTACCACTTAAAGATCTCCATCTGGATCTCCACTTAAAGATCTCCATCTGGATCGAGGTATGTCTTTATATCAGCAACTTCTTTGATTGCAGAAGATGAAGGAGCTGGGGTTGATCTTCACTTAGCTACTCTTTACGGCCGGAGTATCTTGCCCCTTGATCTGTGGGATGCTGTTTTCTACAAAATCCGCATAAACCTTTCTGtatgcctctctctctctctctctctctctctctcatttgtAATGTTTTTCTCTTACCTTGAGAT
This window contains:
- the LOC133696560 gene encoding uncharacterized protein LOC133696560, which produces MVTKTRRIIQYNSTDEDKEWLYRSLVGNILPNVDVVTLEATVLKLSVKAVSFHFLGASQWETRTRAYYIFAWISIFGLPMKGWNRNCINILLQNWGNIVGYDTSCVSQGSISGIRVLIQTTKMEPLHDQVLIQLDGVQVEVSLKEIKGEFIPSLTTVKHSMDVSLCSTSVLSDDDEDDFFEETNRATTTHKETKQRPEFESEFTGLLGTQTQLPSTLTTSEVSPWYLYPEITEICKHAVLSYESTYEGDNQLALETGNLTEKKQQSSHADHTLLGGGITSSGKTKRNVIIKAGKELIGEDEASSSRYRPDTNSGDEANEPAHSDNRAEAAACWEVGQAILQGHDDSTHDSDTAGIPRPRAGKVDPKEEAVICFCTFTRSNLDCLVSFVYAPNGGNLKNELWTYLVTFRDSVSKPWCLAGDFNETLFPSDRKGGSQITSSMTRFKNCIDGCNLMELPLNGRKFTWSRGNVASRIDRIFVSGDWLQTFPSSTLFGLSKYSSDHRPLHLLLDSTNWGPKPFRFMNCWWLMSDFRNMIQSFWSSIMVSKSGTRKMVSALKMLKERCRQWSKANVGSMNNRIAELELEDDSMDRKNECKVLSVDELNRSNSIASRLKIMYRAQESAWHQKSRIQWCKLGDKNTRFFHLAATTRQKKNQLACLENRPRASCSNLEFSRLKPSSSAALELPFSAEEIKTAMWDCDGNKAPGPDGINFLFIKKAWNIIGEDIIQMVDEFYRTNLLPAGINSTFVTLIPKIKGANKLSDFRPISLVGSLYKIISKILATRMKHVMPEVISHHQNAFIKGRQILDSVLIANEVLPFIKKKKGKAYLFKLDFYKAFDSVLWEYINEIMASMGFRNRWRGWIMQCISTAKIYVLVNGSPTEEFCLAKGLRQGDPLSPFLFNVAVQGLSCMLQRGCDLGLTSGINIGNTGLVISHLQFTDDTLIFSSDSSNSMQNIKRILLCFELVSGMKVNFYKSSIVGVGVATHTCNFTAQLLRCKQDQLPLMYLGLLIGGNLGRATMWNPILWNISFRLASWKCRFLSIGGRLCLIKSVLSNLPIYYLSMFPMPASVASIIDQKLRSFLWSGNEERHKICNVSWATVTLPKQAGGLGIGPLRDKNTALLFKWLWRFGSEESSMWKDVIKSIHNTNCSKLLLQAPIPGAATTWSRIVNHCVRNNKLQDIVNEQSLVLIGNGKKTKFWLDCWLNNHCLAEHFSTLFQLSNDKAASIAKMGMWEGYEWIWVFSWIRPLRGRNIGLLDQLYAILSTVLMDKDGEDRLIWKDNNSGRFLVKSLCGLLSPKPSTNNAFSFAGIWKGIVPPKVEIFCWMAIINRINTRCMLVRRGILGSSESNCPICLVEAESVDHILLHCHKHWLIWSKIIKWWGLVWCCPKSFSDLWSQWTSMVHGHFQRKAWLMLFFSVAWSLWLLQNDLIFQQKTPDYESIFFLIITRLCLWLKAIHSDFPYSPSDLIRSADGLLRWSNAHSFRINNMWSPPMINSLKWNVDGSSLGKPGPSGIGGVLRNHHGHLLGLFSIPVGILDSNIAELRAIVKAIELSTSNCLFHHQHLIIESDSVNAISWMNKPHSRPWKHHNLFSSINRLKAYFGSITFSHIFRESNCMADCMSKQGMQRSSEFVAWL